One genomic segment of Candidatus Zixiibacteriota bacterium includes these proteins:
- a CDS encoding cobalamin-dependent protein (Presence of a B(12) (cobalamin)-binding domain implies dependence on cobalamin itself, in one of its several forms, or in some unusual lineages, dependence on a cobalamin-like analog.) yields MPPRILFVYPSSFFISPLMPVEEIKSPLLGLASFVSRRYDVAYTDFEILYGRPDSAIKVRRFERKVAEHLSQTDFDILAISCWTSVSYLATMSVARVARQVKPEALIVVGGYHPTALPSDFLTDDNLFDYVVQGEGEYGMLDIAAKYSDGLRPEKSKTCQSPPLRAEDIIDYDWRLVDNLINTNFSGRVGTVNLFLSRGCPFRCSFCMEPLKPSAWRVLSPELAIAQIKNAIEHYSPAAVGVGDACFGVQSGWRKEFISRLVELNPSCWILFETRPDYIDDDDIRKL; encoded by the coding sequence ATGCCGCCCCGAATCTTATTTGTTTATCCCTCCTCATTCTTTATAAGCCCCCTTATGCCGGTGGAGGAGATAAAATCGCCCCTGCTGGGGCTGGCATCATTTGTCTCCCGACGATACGACGTTGCATATACTGACTTTGAAATCCTGTACGGGCGTCCCGATTCCGCGATAAAAGTCCGGCGTTTTGAGCGTAAAGTCGCCGAGCATCTGAGTCAAACCGATTTCGATATTCTGGCTATCTCCTGCTGGACTTCGGTCTCTTATCTGGCGACAATGAGTGTGGCAAGGGTGGCGCGTCAGGTGAAACCGGAGGCGCTCATCGTTGTCGGCGGATACCATCCCACCGCTCTTCCCTCCGACTTCTTAACCGACGATAATCTCTTTGATTATGTTGTTCAGGGGGAAGGGGAGTACGGGATGCTCGATATCGCCGCTAAGTATTCCGATGGGCTTCGTCCGGAGAAAAGCAAGACCTGCCAAAGCCCGCCTCTTCGCGCCGAGGACATAATCGATTATGACTGGAGACTGGTTGATAACCTCATAAACACCAACTTCTCCGGGCGAGTCGGCACCGTCAATCTCTTTCTCTCGCGCGGGTGCCCCTTCCGATGCAGTTTCTGCATGGAACCGCTCAAGCCAAGCGCCTGGCGCGTACTTTCTCCCGAACTGGCGATTGCCCAGATTAAGAATGCCATCGAGCATTACAGTCCGGCCGCGGTCGGGGTCGGTGACGCCTGCTTTGGCGTTCAATCCGGCTGGCGAAAGGAATTTATCTCAAGACTGGTGGAGCTGAATCCTTCCTGCTGGATTCTCTTTGAAACGCGCCCCGACTATATTGATGATGATGATATCAGAAAGCT